The following are encoded in a window of Streptomyces griseiscabiei genomic DNA:
- a CDS encoding class I SAM-dependent methyltransferase codes for MTELSAAHDAAVTDRSRLAGSAYNGDRDLAARQSLYQWQTPRYDLPGIVAEQLSGVRGRVVDVGCGNGKFIQRLRDDRPELALLGLDIAPGILASVPGPVAVADATRLPLATASIDAALALHMLYHVPDIPQAVRELARVVARDGAVIVSTNSDRDKAELDDLWQRAAGDVLGTGRGPARISLSARFSLEKAPAFLGEEFGRVETIELPGTITVQDPKPVIAHMASYRAWADQHDVPFGATIERARSILVDHIARHGAFEVTCLGGILICRR; via the coding sequence GTGACCGAACTGTCTGCCGCACACGACGCCGCCGTCACCGACCGGAGCCGCCTTGCCGGAAGCGCCTACAACGGCGACCGGGATCTGGCTGCCCGCCAGTCGCTCTACCAGTGGCAGACACCCCGTTACGACCTGCCTGGCATCGTCGCCGAACAGCTGAGCGGCGTACGCGGGCGCGTAGTCGATGTCGGCTGCGGCAACGGTAAGTTCATCCAGCGGCTTCGCGACGATCGGCCCGAGCTGGCCCTGCTCGGACTGGACATCGCCCCCGGCATCCTCGCCAGCGTGCCCGGCCCGGTCGCCGTGGCGGATGCCACCCGCCTGCCTTTGGCCACGGCGAGCATCGACGCGGCTCTGGCGCTGCACATGCTCTACCACGTCCCGGACATCCCGCAGGCGGTCAGGGAGTTGGCTCGTGTCGTGGCTCGTGACGGGGCGGTGATCGTCTCCACCAACAGCGACCGGGACAAGGCCGAACTCGACGACCTGTGGCAGCGGGCTGCGGGCGACGTCCTCGGTACCGGACGCGGCCCGGCCCGCATCTCGCTCAGCGCCCGCTTCTCCCTGGAGAAGGCCCCGGCCTTCCTGGGCGAGGAGTTCGGCCGCGTAGAGACGATCGAACTGCCCGGCACCATCACGGTCCAGGACCCCAAGCCGGTCATCGCGCACATGGCCTCTTACCGGGCTTGGGCGGACCAGCACGACGTGCCTTTCGGGGCCACGATCGAGCGGGCCCGCTCGATCCTCGTCGATCACATTGCCCGGCATGGGGCCTTCGAGGTCACGTGCCTGGGCGGCATCCTCATCTGCCGTCGCTGA
- a CDS encoding relaxase/mobilization nuclease domain-containing protein, whose protein sequence is MVPDVSTGASTLGLINYLFGQGRRDEHTDPHIVAAWDLAGAPDPGRAPSATYTQLARRLDHHVDLRTRELGGKQPPQHVWHCPVRTAPGDRYLTDAEWAEVARRVVAATGIAPEGDDQACRWIAVRHADDHIHIMATSVRADGRRPRTNRDGWRAQRECRKIEAEFGLRRLKSGDLTAPRTPTGAERAKAERQGRDETAREWLRQQAYAVAAAVRSIDEYFTVLRSLGIQVRPRIGPETGEVTGYSLAAPNDTTQGEPVWYGGSRLAPDLSYNRLCERLPTQDLADRPEQAVDPAEPWHRAETAVRDAHTALDSGDDAMALGHLDAFGDTLHNLALAAKGGHRAELQAAAMAFNRARRSAIRADHQAATALREAAKELAYATHDPGGLAIALIFAALHVARAAAKWHEQRGHEQQAAAAEEAFLHLQAGYQQAAQPVLADLARRAPRATTVSRFEQDLRAVLPDHADRVLADPAWPALTTTLARAETAGHNPRRLLAEVAARRELDTADRPAEVLNWRIAVQPNRRAQAARRLSTRMTAPVTPAPQTTPTPASERLTERARRR, encoded by the coding sequence GGCCAGGGGCGACGCGACGAACACACCGACCCCCACATCGTGGCCGCCTGGGACTTGGCCGGCGCCCCCGACCCTGGCCGCGCCCCCTCCGCCACCTACACCCAGCTCGCCCGACGCCTGGACCACCACGTCGACCTGCGCACCCGAGAACTCGGCGGAAAGCAGCCACCACAGCATGTGTGGCACTGCCCGGTGCGCACTGCGCCCGGCGACCGCTACCTCACCGACGCTGAGTGGGCCGAGGTTGCCCGCCGCGTCGTAGCCGCCACGGGCATCGCCCCCGAGGGAGACGACCAGGCGTGCCGCTGGATCGCGGTCCGGCACGCCGACGACCACATCCACATCATGGCCACCAGCGTCCGAGCCGACGGCCGCCGCCCTCGTACGAACCGGGACGGCTGGCGGGCACAGCGCGAATGCCGAAAGATCGAGGCCGAGTTCGGGCTGCGCCGCCTGAAGTCCGGTGACCTCACCGCCCCGCGTACCCCGACCGGCGCCGAGCGGGCGAAGGCGGAACGCCAGGGCCGGGATGAGACCGCGCGGGAGTGGCTGCGCCAGCAGGCGTACGCGGTCGCCGCCGCCGTACGCAGCATCGACGAGTACTTCACCGTGCTGCGCTCCCTCGGCATCCAGGTCAGGCCACGCATAGGCCCCGAGACCGGCGAGGTGACCGGCTACAGCCTGGCTGCTCCCAACGACACCACCCAAGGTGAGCCGGTCTGGTACGGCGGCTCACGGCTCGCTCCCGACCTGTCCTACAACCGCCTCTGCGAACGCCTTCCCACCCAGGATCTGGCCGACCGCCCCGAGCAGGCGGTAGACCCAGCCGAACCGTGGCACCGCGCCGAGACCGCCGTCCGCGACGCCCACACCGCCCTCGACTCGGGCGACGACGCCATGGCCCTGGGACATCTGGATGCTTTCGGCGACACCCTCCACAACCTGGCCCTCGCCGCCAAGGGCGGACACCGGGCCGAACTGCAAGCCGCGGCAATGGCGTTCAACCGGGCCCGCCGCTCGGCGATCCGAGCCGATCACCAGGCCGCCACCGCCCTACGGGAAGCCGCCAAGGAACTCGCCTACGCCACACACGATCCGGGCGGACTCGCCATCGCCCTGATCTTCGCTGCGCTCCACGTGGCGCGGGCGGCCGCCAAGTGGCATGAGCAGCGCGGCCACGAGCAGCAAGCCGCAGCGGCCGAAGAAGCCTTCCTCCACCTGCAGGCCGGTTACCAGCAGGCCGCCCAGCCGGTCTTGGCGGATCTCGCCCGTCGCGCACCGCGCGCCACAACCGTCAGCCGCTTCGAGCAGGATCTGCGTGCAGTCCTCCCCGACCACGCCGACCGCGTCCTCGCCGATCCCGCCTGGCCGGCCCTGACCACGACCCTCGCCCGCGCCGAGACCGCCGGCCACAACCCCCGACGCCTCTTGGCCGAAGTCGCCGCGCGCCGAGAACTCGACACCGCCGATCGCCCCGCCGAGGTCCTCAATTGGCGCATCGCCGTGCAGCCGAACAGGCGTGCTCAGGCGGCTCGCAGGCTGAGCACCCGCATGACCGCACCCGTGACGCCCGCACCACAGACCACACCCACGCCGGCGAGCGAACGGCTTACGGAACGCGCCCGACGGCGATAG